Proteins encoded by one window of Salvia splendens isolate huo1 chromosome 7, SspV2, whole genome shotgun sequence:
- the LOC121741459 gene encoding DEAD-box ATP-dependent RNA helicase 3, chloroplastic-like produces the protein MASSSLRLSSISRTSPSVENCGKPTPSPPVSLHFSAAHNPFRLFSSRPNSIVRPSLSFVPSAVATSNSSLLSEEAFGLGGFGKGTLDVSDTEYEYSEGEAEGIEAVDENELDISKLGLPQRFVDTLLKRGIASLFPIQRAVLTPAFEGRDIIARAKTGTGKTLAFGIPIIKGLDDLQQGKDIRRGRLPKVLVLAPTRELAKQVEKEFKESAPYLNTVCIYGGVSYNAQESALSRGIDVVVGTPGRIIDLIKNNSLKLGEVEYLVLDEADQMLAVGFEEDVETIMERLPAKRQSMLFSATMPNWVKKLARRFMDNPLTIDLVGDQEEKLASGIKLYAISTTVTSKRTILSDLVTVYARGGKTIVFTQTKRDADEVSLALTNSIPSEALHGDISQHQRERTLNGFRQGKFTVLVATDVAARGLDIPNVDLIIHYELPNDPETFVHRSGRTGRAGKEGTAVLMFTGSQRRTVKSLERDVGCRFEFITPPSVEQVLEASAAQVVSTLGGVHPESIQYFTPTAQKLMEEQGVEALAAAIATLSGFSQPPSSRSLITHEQGLVTLQLIRESSHSRGYLNARSVTGFLSDVYTAAADEIGKVHLIADEKVVGAVFDLPEEIARELLTRELPPGNTVTKISKLPSLQDDGPPSDFYGRFSNNERRPQRGGGRGRGGRSSGDWLNGDDDFEDGFRSGGRGGRSPSRWSNSRPSRSSGGSDWLISESRRSSSRPSFGGRDSSRSSSYGGRDSSRSPSFGGRDRSFGGLCFNCGQSGHRASDCPSKREY, from the exons ATGGCTTCCTCTTCCCTTCGACTCTCCTCCATATCCCGAACCAGCCCCTCTGTTGAGAATTGCGGGAAACCCACTCCATCTCCGCCAGTATCCCTTCACTTCTCCGCCGCCCACAACCCATTCAGGCTCTTTTCCTCCCGCCCTAACTCCATCGTCCGTCCTTCACTCTCATTCGTCCCTTCGGCCGTCGCAACATCCAACTCCTCTCTCTTGAGCGAGGAGGCGTTCGGCCTCGGAGGGTTCGGGAAAGGCACCCTCGACGTCAGCGACACCGAGTACGAGTATTCGGAGGGCGAAGCTGAGGGAATTGAAGCTGTCGATGAGAATGAACTCGACATTTCCAAATTGGGATTGCCACAGCGTTTCGTCGACACTCTATTGAAGCGCGGGATTGCTAGCCTTTTCCCCATTCAG AGAGCTGTTTTAACGCCAGCATTTGAAGGCCGGGATATAATTGCTCGTGCAAAGACTGGTACAGGAAAGACATTGGCGTTTGGCATTCCAATAATTAAAGGTTTGGATGACTTGCAACAAGGAAAAGACATAAG GCGGGGGCGGCTTCCAAAGGTCTTGGTCCTTGCACCTACAAGGGAATTGGCTAAACAAGTGGAAAAAGAATTCAAGGAGTCTGCTCCATATTTGAATACAGTTTGCATCTATGGAGGGGTATCATATAATGCACAAGAGTCTGCCCTTTCCCGTGGAATTGATGTTGTAGTTGGAACCCCTGGTAGAATCATCGACCTTATAAAAAATAACAGCCTGAAGCTGGGAGAAGTTGAGTACTTGGTCCTTGATGAGGCAGATCAAATGCTTGCTGTGGGGTTTGAAGAAGATGTCGAGACCATTATGGAGAGACTACCAGCAAAGAGGCAGAGCATGCTTTTTTCTGCCACCATGCCAAACTGGGTTAAGAAATTGGCTCGAAGGTTTATGGACAACCCACTGACCATAGATCTG GTTGGTGATCAAGAGGAGAAGTTAGCTAGTGGGATTAAGTTATATGCCATATCAACTACAGTGACATCTAAGCGGACAATTCTGAGCGATCTTGTGACA GTTTATGCTAGGGGTGGAAAAACAATTGTTTTTACACAAACTAAACGAGATGCAGATGAAGTCTCTTTGGCTTTAACAAATAGTATTCCATCGGAAGCACTGCATGGCGACATTTCCCAACACCAGAGAGAAAGAACTCTAAATGGTTTCAGACAAGGAAAATTCACAGTGCTTGTTGCGACTGATGTTGCCGCTAGAGGGCTTGATATTCCTAATGTTGACCTT ATTATCCACTATGAGCTTCCCAATGACCCTGAAACATTTGTGCACCGATCTGGACGGACAGGTCGTGCAGGAAAAGAAGGCACTGCCGTTTTGATGTTCACTGGTAGTCAGCGCAGGACAGTCAAATCCCTTGAGAGGGATGTTGGGTGCAGGTTTGAGTTTATCACTCCACCCTCAGTTGAACAGGTTTTGGAAGCATCTGCTGCACAAGTCGTTTCTACCCTAGGTGGAGTTCATCCTGAATCTATCCAGTACTTCACACCAACTGCTCAAAAGCTGATGGAAGAACAAGGGGTTGAGGCACTTGCTGCTGCTATTGCAACTTTGAGTGGCTTTTCCCAGCCTCCATCATCTCGGTCTCTTATTACACACGAGCAG GGTTTGGTTACATTACAGCTTATCCGTGAAAGTAGTCATTCTCGGGGGTACCTAAATGCTAGATCTGTTACTGGTTTTCTGTCTGATGTGTAtactgctgctgctgatgaAATTGGAAAAGTTCACCTCATTGCTGATGAAAAG GTTGTGGGAGCAGTTTTTGACCTACCCGAAGAAATTGCAAGAGAGTTATTAACTAGGGAACTACCACCTGGAAACACTGTTACCAAAATCTCTAAG CTGCCTTCATTGCAAGACGATGGGCCTCCAAGTGATTTCTACGGGAGGTTTTCAAACAACGAAAGGCGCCCTCAAAGAGGTGGTGGAAGAGGCAGAGGTGGTAGATCTTCTGGGGATTGGTTGAATGGTGATGATGATTTTGAGGATGGGTTCAGAAGTGGTGGCCGCGGTGGTAGAAGTCCAAGCAGGTGGTCCAACTCCAGACCCTCAAGAAGTTCTGGTGGCAGTGATTGGCTAATTAGCGAGAGCAGGCGATCAAGCAGCAGACCATCTTTCGGGGGCAGAGATTCCAGCCGATCATCATCTTATGGGGGCAGAGATTCAAGCCGATCACCATCTTTCGGAGGCAGGGACAG AAGCTTCGGTGGTTTGTGCTTCAACTGTGGACAATCTGGTCATAGAGCATCGGATTGCCCTAGCAAGAGAGAATACTAA